In Segatella copri, the DNA window CGGCAACCATAACTACTGGACGTTGCTGCACCTCAAGTATCAGCGCCACTTCTTCGCCGAGCATGGTGGAAATGGTGGCCGTGATAAGTGTCATGGAACCGATGGCAAGGATATTTATATCGATGTGCCTTGCGGTACCGTGGTATATAATGCCGAAACAGGCAAGTTTGTATGCGATGTGGCTTATGACGGGCAGGAAGTTCTGCTCCTCAAGGGCGGTCGTGGTGGATTGGGCAACTTCCAGTTCCGTACCTCTACCAACCAGGCTCCTCGCTATGCACAGCCGGGTGAACCTATGCAGGAGATGACCATCATCATGGAGCTTAAGCTCCTTGCCGATGTAGGTCTGGTAGGTTTCCCTAATGCCGGTAAGTCAACTTTGCTGAGTGCCGTATCAAGTGCCCGTCCTAAGATTGCAAACTATCCGTTTACTACGCTCGAACCATCGCTGGGTATCGTAGATTATCGCGATCACCAGAGTTTTGTCATGGCTGATATTCCTGGCATCATCGAGGGCGCGAGCGAAGGAAAAGGTTTGGGCTTGCGATTCCTCCGTCATATTGAGCGCAACTCTCTGCTGCTCTTCATGGTTCCGGGCGATACTGACGACATCAAGAAAGAATATGAAGTATTGCTGGGCGAACTGAAGAACTTCAATCCAGAGATGCTCGACAAGCATCGCGTGCTGGCTATCACCAAGTGCGATCTGCTCGACGAAGAACTGATTGAAATGCTCAAGGAAACTTTGCCTACCGATCTTCCGGTGGTCTTCATCTCGTCTGTTACCGGACAGGGTATCCAGGAACTGAAGGACGTGCTCTGGAAGGAACTCAATTCTGAGAGCAACAAGCTTCAGGAGATTACTGCCGAAGATACGCTTGTTCACCGTGACAAGGATATGTCTCGCTTCCAGCAGGAACTGGCTGCAGAGGGCGAGGATGTAGTAGAATATATTGATGAGGATGAAATCGAGGATGTTGACGACCTCGATGATTTCGAATACGAATAAATGTTATGATCAAAGAATATCAGGTAGCTTCTGGTGTCATGGCTTTCTCTACAACCCGCAAGGGTGGAGTGAGCCAGGGCAACTATGGCGAATTTAATATCAATGAGTTTTGCGGTGATTTTGCCGAGCATGTTGCAGAGAACCGCAAGCGTCTTGCCACAGAGTTGGGTATTGATACAGCCCATATCATCATGCCCCATCAGGTACATGGAGTAGAGGTGCGCAATATTGCCGGTGAGTTTCTCACCATGCCTGAGAATATCCGCAAGATGGTGCTCGAAGGTGTAGATGCCGTGATGACTGACCAGAAAGGTGTATGTATCGGTGTTTCTACTGCCGATTGCATCCCTGTGCTTCTTTATGATGAGGAGCATCAGGCTGTGGCTGCCATCCATGCCGGCTGGCGTGGTACGCTGGCTCGCATCGTGCATAAAACCATTCAGGAGATGGCGTTTACCTATCATACCGACCCGAAGAAGTTGAAGGCAGTGATAGGTCCGGGCATTTCGCTCGACCATTTCGAGGTGGGCGATGAGGTTTACGAGGCGTTCGAGCAGGCAGCTTTCCCTATGGAAGAGATTGCCGAACAGCGTCCTAATGCCGCGTTCTCGGTTGATCCTGCTGAGCGTGAGCGCCTGGCTGCTGAGGGTAATATCGTGCAGCCGCTGAAATGGCATCTCAATCTTCCGCTCTGCAACAGACAGATTCTTCTGCATTGTGGAGTGGCCGAAGAGAATATCCAGGATTGTGGCATCTGTACCTTTGCCCATAGCGATGAGTACTTCTCTGCCAGAAAGCTGGGTATCGAGAGTGGCAGAATCTATACAGGCATCTTGTTGAAGTAAAAGCCTGGTAGCAGGTAAGTATCAGATAGTTTTCAAGATAACATCCATTTTTCCTTTTCTGTAAGAACGGAGAGGGAGAAATGGATGTTTTTCAGTTAATGGTTTATAGTTTATAGAATATTTTGAAAATCAGAAAGAAAAAGTAAATAATGAAAAGAATGAAAAAAGGATTGCGGCTATTGGCTGTGGCAGGACTCATGGTGTTCTCGCTGAGCAGCTTTATGCCCGCTAAAAATGTATTCACGGCAGCCGAACAGCAGCAGGTGAGTATTGCAACACCCGGTCTCTTTGCCCAGAGTCAGGCATTTAATGTAGACTTTGAGATATTCCGTGCAAAGGAATATTCCTTCCCGCTTCCTGTGGGCAAAGCAACCCTTCTGAACAATCATGTGTTGCGTATCTCTACCTCTAAAGGCGATGCTGTCAAGGCGATGCTCGAAGGTTATGTGCGACTTTCCAGAAAGTCGGAATCAATGGGTAATGTCATCGTGGTGCGCCACGATTGCGGTCTGGAAACCGTTTATGCCAACAATGCCGAGAACCTGGTTAAGGTAGGACAGCATGTGGATGCCGGACAGACGATTGCCATTGTAGGCTCTAAGGAGGGTGAAACTTATTGCGATTTCTCTATCATGGTGAATGGCGGTAGGTTGAATCCGGAAACTTTCATAGAGTTGAAATCGCATAAGTTGCGCCGCCAGACGGTGCAGTTCCGCAAGCAGGGTGCTCGTGTCATCGCTTCGGTTATCGGTGGCAAGGATTCTTCTGTAGGAAGAAATGCTGAGGCTGACAAGGAGGCATCTGGCAAGAAAAAGGGTAGAATAGGAGATGGAATGACGCTCGATCCTGATGAGGTTCATGATCCGTTTACCATTACCAATACTTTCGAGCTTGATTTGGAGAAGATAGAAAAGACAGCCTGGGCTTATCCTTTGCCGGGTGCCAAGGTAATCAGTCCTTATGGTGGCAAGCGCCGCCATTCGGGTGTGGATCTCAAGACGTGCCCGAATGATGAGATTGTGGCTGCATTTGACGGTACGGTTGTTGCATCAGGACCCTTCTATGGTTACGGCAACTGCATCCGTATCAGGCATGCTTATGGTTTCGAGACGCTCTACAGTCATCAGAGTAGGAACAAGGTGAAGAAGGGCGATAAGGTAAAGGCTGGTCAGGTAATCGGTTTGACGGGCCGCACCGGTAGGGCTACCACAGAGCACCTCCATTTCGAGGTTAGCTTTGATGGTAGACGACTGGACCCAGCCATCATTTATGACCACGGCAAGCATCAATTGAAGCCTGTAACCCTTCATCTAACGAAGGGCAGGGGCGTAAAGAGTGTAAAGAACCGATAGCCGTTTTACTCTTCACTCTTCACCTTTCGGCCGGAAACCCCTGTGTTTATCGGCATTTCGAGGGGTGAAGAGTGTTTGGGCACTCTTCACTACTCTTCACCTGGAATTTGATGACTGTTTAAGAAGAACAGCCCACTGGCGTCTATGTAGCTAGTGGGCTGTCTTACTTATACCAGTATGCTGTCTTTCGCTTGCCAGTACTCTATTCATGGCTCCCGCTATCAGAAAACAGTTCGCCCGTGCGCTGTTAGCATACAGCACACGGGCGAAACATGTATTTATGATAGAGAAGTATTATTTCTTCTTCTGGGATTTACGATTGGCTCTCTGCTGGCGATACTTTGCCTTCTGACGGGCAGAGCCACTACCGTGAGCACCCGTTATGTACTTTTTCTTCTTGGCTTTGGTCTTCACCTTGTCGTCGTCATCCTTCTTAGGACCACCGCCGCCTTTGAAGACCATACCGCCCATGATAATATCGTCAATGTCACTCATATACCTTAATTATATAATAAATTAGTGATGGAAGAGGCGAACGTGAGTAAACGCCATAGCGATGCCGTACTTGTCGCAGGTATCAATAACATGATCGTCACGGATACTACCGCCTGCTTCTGCTATGTATTCAACACCACTCTTGTGAGCACGCTCAATATTGTCGCCGAATGGGAAGAAAGCATCACTACCTAATGATACACCCTTGTTCTGTGCAATCCAAGCCTTCTTCTCCTCGCGGGTCAATGGCTCAGGCTTCTCAGTAAAGAACTGCTCCCAAACGCCGTCCTGCAATACATCCTCCCACTCATCAGAGATGTAGACATTGATGGTATTGTCGCGGTCGGCACGACGGATCTTCTCCTTGAAAGGCAGGTTCATCACCTTAGGACACTGGCGCAACCACCACTCATCAGCCTTAGAACCAGCCAGACGGGTACAGTGGATACGGCTCTGCTGGCCGGCACCGATACCGATAGCCTGACCATCCTTTACGTAGCATACAGAGTTACTCTGAGTATACTTCAGGGTGATGAGCGAGATAATCAGATCGCGCTTAGCCTCAGGAGTGAAAGTCTTGTTCTTGGTAGGAACATCCTCGAAGAGAGCAGGATCATCAAGCTTCACCTCGTTGCGTCCCTGTTCGAAGGTAACACCGAACACCTGCTTGTGCTCGATAGGAGCTGGCACATAGTCAGGATCAATCTTGATAACGCAGTAGGTACCCTTGCGCTTTTCCTTCAGAATCTCAATAGCCTCAGGAGTATAGCCTGGAGCAATGACACCATCGCTCACCTCACGCTTGATGAGGAGGGCTGTAGCCTCGTCGCATACATCGCTCAGCGCAACAAAGTCGCCATAAGAGCACATGCGGTCAGCGCCACGGGCACGAGCATAGGCACAAGCCAATGGAGAGAGCTCAAACTTGACATCATCAACGAAGTAAATCTTCTTCAATGTGTCGCTCAGAGGCAAGCCGATAGCTGCACCGGCAGGAGAAACGTGTTTGAAACTAGCGGCAGCAGGCATTCCTGTAGCAGCCTTGAGCTCCTTGACCAATTGCCAGGAATTGAAGGCATCCAGGAAGTTGATGTAGCCAGGACGGCCGTTGATCACTTCGATAGGAAGCTCCCTTCCGTCATCCATATAGATGCGAGAAGGTTTCTGATTTGGATTACATCCGTACTTAAGTGCTAATTCTTTCATCTTCTAAGAAATGTATTTTGGAATTTGGCGCAAAGTTACAAAAAATGATTGAGATATTGGACTTCTGTTTCGTAAAAAGCCCTAAAAAACAGCATTTTTATGATATAAAGCATTTTTTTTACCCCAAAACATAAAAAAGTCGGGAAAAATGTACTCTGTTTCATTCTTTTTCAGTACTTTTGCTCCCAGTTAGTAAATATGAGAGGATTGTTATGAAACAGGATTTGAAAGTCCTTGCTGAACACATAGAAAAGAAGGTTGGCAAGGCTCATGTTTTCCACAAAATGTGGGATGTTTTGAAAGGGAAGGAGAAGCCTTCCCGCCAGACTTTGGACAAGCTGGCGCTGCTTGCCGGATTCCAGAGTTGGGATGATTTCCAAGGTGCTTTACACGGCACGGAGGATGGGCTCGTGAATTATGATGCGGGCGAAAAATAAAAGAATGGAGCATGGTTGGTTTAGTAGGCAGCCATGATTTATTGAATCGTAAAGAATAGTTGTTTTTCGGTATAAGATTGTAGATATAAAAAAGGGAATCCGGTCGTGAGACTGGATTCCCTTTATTTTTTCTGATTAGGTCTCCTAAGAAAAATTATTCTGCACCCTTAGTTACAGTCTTCTTCTCAGCGATACGAGCCTTCTTACCAGTAAGCTTACGCAAGTAATACAACTTAGCGCGACGAACCTTACCACGCTTGTTCACCTCGATAGAATCGATAGCTGGTGACTCGATAGGGAAGATACGCTCAACACCTACAGTACCAGACATCTTGCGAACTGTAAAACGCTTCTTGTCACCATGACCAGAGATCTTGATAACAACACCACGATAGAGCTGGATACGCTCCTTAGTACCCTCGACGATTTTGTAAGCGACTGTGATAGTATCACCTGCCTTGAACTCAGGGAACTTCTTGCCGGTTGCAAATGCTTCTTCAGCAACTTTAATCAAATCCATTTTTTGTATAAAATTAAAAATTGTTTGTCGTTCCAACGCAACATGGACTTGGACAACACTTCTGCCCAGACAACAGCGGTTACGCCGAAAAGCGGGTGCAAAGTTACTACTTTTTCTTGTATCTCGCAAATTTTCAGACACTTTCTTTCTTTTTTCTCGCAGATTTAACTATTTTTCTTTCTGGTCAGCGTCTTTTCCCACAGATTTCACGGATTTCACAGATTTATTTTGTATTTTTGCACTCCAAAACATTAAGATAACAATAAATATGAAGAAAAAGAATGGTATGAAGGTGGCACTTGCATCAACGGTGATGCTGCTGATGACAAGTCCGGCTTTCGCCCAGAAATACAAGGTGGCGAAGGTGGAGAGAACCCGAATATTGGTTGATCAGAAATGGGATGCACAGCCTGATGCTGAGGCTGCCAGGTTTATCGCTCCTTATAAGAGTAAGGTAGACAGTATCATGGGCCCTGTTGTAGGTCATATTGCTCATGATATGACCCGTCACCGTCCGGAGAGCGAACTCAGTAACTTGCTCTGTGACATTCTGGTATGGGGTGGCAAGCAGTTTGAAGAACAGCCTGTTTTCGCTGTTTACAATATGGGTGGCATCCGTTCTAATCTTGCCAAGGGAAAGGTTACTATAGGCGATGTGAACGATATGGCTCCTTTCGAGAACAAAATCTGTTTCCTGACCCTGAAGGGCGATAAGGTTCTGGAACTCTTCCAGCAGATAGCTCATCGTGGCGGCGAAGGCTTGAGCCATGCTGTAAGAATGGTCATCACCAAGGATGGCAAGCTGAAGAGCGTTACGCTGAACGGTGAACCTGTTGATCCGGAGAAGAGTTACCGCGTTGCAACCCTCGATTATCTTGCCGAAGGTAATGACCAGCTCGTAGCCTTCAAGAGCGGAACCGATGTCTTTGCTCCTAAGCAGAAAGAGAACAATGTGCGCTACATCATCATGAATTATTTCCGTGAGATGCAGGCACAGGGCAAGGAGGTGAAATCTAAGATTGAAGGCCGCTGCGTGGTAGAATAGTTAATAGTTTATAGTTGATAATTCTGATGAAACATACATTATTATATATAGGTCTGGCTCTGGCATCCTTCATGATGCAGCCGGCAGCCGTTCAGGCTAAAGCTAAGAAAGAGGCAAAGGTGGTAAAGCAACTCGTAGTGCTCCATACCAACGATACGCATTCATGCGTAATGCCCATCAATCCGAATCTCGCAGATACCGCAACAGCAAATCGTGGCGGTTTCCTCCGTAGAGTGGCGATGATCAGTCAGGAACGTAAGGCGAATCCCGA includes these proteins:
- the obgE gene encoding GTPase ObgE, whose translation is MAESNFVDYVKIQCRSGKGGKGSMHLRHVKYQPNGGPDGGDGGRGGSIYLRGNHNYWTLLHLKYQRHFFAEHGGNGGRDKCHGTDGKDIYIDVPCGTVVYNAETGKFVCDVAYDGQEVLLLKGGRGGLGNFQFRTSTNQAPRYAQPGEPMQEMTIIMELKLLADVGLVGFPNAGKSTLLSAVSSARPKIANYPFTTLEPSLGIVDYRDHQSFVMADIPGIIEGASEGKGLGLRFLRHIERNSLLLFMVPGDTDDIKKEYEVLLGELKNFNPEMLDKHRVLAITKCDLLDEELIEMLKETLPTDLPVVFISSVTGQGIQELKDVLWKELNSESNKLQEITAEDTLVHRDKDMSRFQQELAAEGEDVVEYIDEDEIEDVDDLDDFEYE
- a CDS encoding M23 family metallopeptidase; this translates as MKKGLRLLAVAGLMVFSLSSFMPAKNVFTAAEQQQVSIATPGLFAQSQAFNVDFEIFRAKEYSFPLPVGKATLLNNHVLRISTSKGDAVKAMLEGYVRLSRKSESMGNVIVVRHDCGLETVYANNAENLVKVGQHVDAGQTIAIVGSKEGETYCDFSIMVNGGRLNPETFIELKSHKLRRQTVQFRKQGARVIASVIGGKDSSVGRNAEADKEASGKKKGRIGDGMTLDPDEVHDPFTITNTFELDLEKIEKTAWAYPLPGAKVISPYGGKRRHSGVDLKTCPNDEIVAAFDGTVVASGPFYGYGNCIRIRHAYGFETLYSHQSRNKVKKGDKVKAGQVIGLTGRTGRATTEHLHFEVSFDGRRLDPAIIYDHGKHQLKPVTLHLTKGRGVKSVKNR
- a CDS encoding phosphoribosylaminoimidazolecarboxamide formyltransferase; protein product: MKELALKYGCNPNQKPSRIYMDDGRELPIEVINGRPGYINFLDAFNSWQLVKELKAATGMPAAASFKHVSPAGAAIGLPLSDTLKKIYFVDDVKFELSPLACAYARARGADRMCSYGDFVALSDVCDEATALLIKREVSDGVIAPGYTPEAIEILKEKRKGTYCVIKIDPDYVPAPIEHKQVFGVTFEQGRNEVKLDDPALFEDVPTKNKTFTPEAKRDLIISLITLKYTQSNSVCYVKDGQAIGIGAGQQSRIHCTRLAGSKADEWWLRQCPKVMNLPFKEKIRRADRDNTINVYISDEWEDVLQDGVWEQFFTEKPEPLTREEKKAWIAQNKGVSLGSDAFFPFGDNIERAHKSGVEYIAEAGGSIRDDHVIDTCDKYGIAMAFTHVRLFHH
- the pgeF gene encoding peptidoglycan editing factor PgeF yields the protein MIKEYQVASGVMAFSTTRKGGVSQGNYGEFNINEFCGDFAEHVAENRKRLATELGIDTAHIIMPHQVHGVEVRNIAGEFLTMPENIRKMVLEGVDAVMTDQKGVCIGVSTADCIPVLLYDEEHQAVAAIHAGWRGTLARIVHKTIQEMAFTYHTDPKKLKAVIGPGISLDHFEVGDEVYEAFEQAAFPMEEIAEQRPNAAFSVDPAERERLAAEGNIVQPLKWHLNLPLCNRQILLHCGVAEENIQDCGICTFAHSDEYFSARKLGIESGRIYTGILLK
- the rplS gene encoding 50S ribosomal protein L19 produces the protein MDLIKVAEEAFATGKKFPEFKAGDTITVAYKIVEGTKERIQLYRGVVIKISGHGDKKRFTVRKMSGTVGVERIFPIESPAIDSIEVNKRGKVRRAKLYYLRKLTGKKARIAEKKTVTKGAE
- a CDS encoding 5'-nucleotidase C-terminal domain-containing protein yields the protein MKKKNGMKVALASTVMLLMTSPAFAQKYKVAKVERTRILVDQKWDAQPDAEAARFIAPYKSKVDSIMGPVVGHIAHDMTRHRPESELSNLLCDILVWGGKQFEEQPVFAVYNMGGIRSNLAKGKVTIGDVNDMAPFENKICFLTLKGDKVLELFQQIAHRGGEGLSHAVRMVITKDGKLKSVTLNGEPVDPEKSYRVATLDYLAEGNDQLVAFKSGTDVFAPKQKENNVRYIIMNYFREMQAQGKEVKSKIEGRCVVE